AATCAAGTGTTTCTTCGATGCTTCTGTCTTCGTCTACTCCTTGAGTAACGATACTGTTTTCGAAAGCATCAGCGAATTTTAAGAATGATCTGTCTCTTTCGGTTAATGCTTCTTCCCCAACAACCGCTACAAGGTCTCTTAAACCTCTACCTTCAGCGTATGCAGCGTATGCTTGGCTGATAACTTTTGAGTGGTCGTCTCTTGTTTTTCCTTCACCTTGGCCGTTACCTGCAAGCCTTGAAAGTGATGGCAAGATGTCAACAGGAGGGTAGATACCTTTTCTGTTTAATTCTCTTGAAAGCACAATCTGTCCTTCGGTAATGTAACCTGTAAGGTCTGGAATTGGGTGCGTAATATCGTCATCAGGCATTGTAAGAATTGGAATCTGTGTTACTGTTCCTTCTTTACCTTTAACTCTTCCTGCTCTTTCGTAGAGGCAAGCTAAGTCAGTGTACATGTAACCAGGGTAACCTCTTCTTCCAGGTACCTCGTTTCTTGCAGCTGCAATTTCTCTTAATGCCTCACAGTAGTTTGTAAGGTCAGTTAAGATAACAAGTACGTGCATTCCTTTTTCGTATGCAAGGTACTCTGCAGTTGTGAGTGCAATTCTTGGTGTAAGAATTCTTTCAATTGCAGGGTCGTCTGCTAAGTTAATGAAAACAACAGCTTTTTCCAAAGCACCGGTTTTCTTAAATTCATCCATGAAGTAGTTTGATTCTTCACCAGTGATACCCATTGCAGCAAATACTACCGCAAACTGTTCACCTTCTCCTCTTACCTTAGCTTGTCTTGCAATTTGCGTAGCAAGCTTGTTGTGTGGTAAACCGGATCCTGAGAAGATCGGGATTTTTTGTCCCCTAACGAGTGTGTTAGTACCATCGATTGTTGAAACACCAGTTTGAACGAACGCGTTTGGCGGGTTTCTTGAAACTGGGTTTAATGGGTAACCGTTGATATCTAATTTTTTCTCAGCGATGATTTCTGGTCCGCCATCGAGTGGTTTTCCTGCACCGTTGAAGATTCTACCGAGCATATCGTGTGATACACCGATTTTTGCAGTGTCTCCTGTGAATCTTACTTTTGTTTCACTGGTGTTTAATTCTGAAGTTCCTTCAAATACCTGAACAACAGCAATTTCTTCTCTAGCTTCTAGAACTTGCCCGGTTCTTTTGTCCCCGTTTGGAGTTGTAATATCTACAATTTCACCGTAAGCAATTCCTTCAATTCCATCAATAACCATTAAAGGACCAGCAATTCTGGAGACGGATGTGTATTCTATGGTTTTCTGCATAGCGTCCATGATAACCCTCCTTACAGTTTAAAATTAAATTAGGTTATTTGATTAAAGCACCTAATTCGGATTCCATTTTGTTAATGATTTCAGGTACTTTCGTGTTTATGAATTCGTCATCAGTCAGGTATTTCATTCTTGCGATGTCTCCTTTTACAGTAACAGCTGAAATGCCTGCTGGGTCAGCACCTTTAGCAACTGCATCCAATGCTTTTGTGTAGTAAGTCATGATGATTTTCAACATGTTGTACTGTTTTAATGGTGAACAGTAGCTGTCTACTTCGTGGTATGCATCTTGCTGTAAGAAATCTTCTCTTAACATTCTTGCAATTTCTAGGATAACTCTTTCTCTGTCCGGAAGTGCATCTGGACCAACAAGTTGAACGATTTCTTGGAGTTCAGCTTCTTTTTGGAGTAAGGTCATTGCTTCATCTCTTAATGATCTCCAGTCTGCAGCGGTGTTTTCTTGCCACCAGCCAGCGATGTCGTCAATATAGAGTGAGTAACTTGTTAACCAGTTGATTGCAGGGAAGTGTCTTCTTCTTGCAAGGTTCGCATCCAATGCCCAGAACACCTTAACGATTCTTAATGTGTTTGATGTAACTGGTTCTGAGAAGTCACCACCTGGTGGTGAAACTGCACCTACAATACATACGAATCCATGTTTGTCTTCCGAACCTAAACATTGAACTCTTCCTGCTCTTTCGTAGAACTGAGCGAGTTTTGATGAAAGGTATGCAGGGTATCCTTCTTCCCCTGGCATTTCTTCAAGTCTACCGGAGATCTCTCTCATTGCTTCTGCCCATCTTGATGTTGAGTCAGCAGTTAAGAGAACACCAAGTCCTTGGTCTCTGAAGTATTCTGCAATTGTAATTCCAGTGTAAACTGAAGCTTCCCTAGCAGCTACCGGCATGTTTGATGTGTTTGCAATTAATACGGTCCTGTCCATTAATTTGTTTCCTGTTTTGATATCATCCAAGTGTGGGAACTCTTCGATAACTTCTGTCATCTCGTTACCTCTTTCTCCACAACCGATGTATACCACAACATCCACGTCAGACCATTTAGCAAGCTGGTGTTGTGTAACAGTTTTACCACTTCCGAATGGACCTGGAATTGCTGCAGCACCACCTTTTGCAACACCGAAGAATGTATCTTCGACTCTTTGACCGGTGATTAATGGAATTACTGGAGGCTGTTTTCCTTTTGATGGTCTTGGCTTTCTTACAGGCCATTTTTGCATCATTTGTACTTCTTTTTCGCCTTCAGCGGTTTCAACAACTGCAACTGTTTCTTCAACAGTGAAGCTGCCTGATTTGATTTCTTTGATTTTACCACTAATTCCTAAAGGAATCATGATTTTGTGAACGATTGATGCAGTTTCTTGAACTGTACCGATAACGTCTCCAGTTATAACTTCATCTCCAACTGCTGCAGTTGCTTCAAAGTCCCATTTAATATCTCTTGAGATTGATGGAACACTTACTCCTCTTGGGATGTAAATTGAATCTGTAGCATTTTCGATTTCGTTTAAAGGTCTTTGAATACCATCGTACATTGCTTTTAACATACCAGGGCCGAGTTCTACTGATAATGGAGCACCAGTACCTTCTACGCCTTCTCCTGGTTTGATACCAGCAGTTTCTTCATAAACCTGAATGATTGCTTCGTCCTCAGTTAACTGAATGATTTCCCCGGTTAAACCTTCGTTTCCTACTTTAACCACTTCAAACATCTGGGAACCTTTCATGCCTTCGGCAACAACAACCGGACCGGATATTTTGATAATTTTACCGACGACCATATTTTCACCTCAGAATTACTTAATGTCAACACCAACAGCGTTTCTTACTAATACTTTCACAGGATCATTTTCTCTGACAATAGGACCGTTTTTGTCAGGTACTTCTACAACAACTTTTTTTACAGCTGAAATAGTATCTCTTACTTGTTCACCGATTCTTTCGGTAGTGATAATTAATCCTATTTCAGAGTTGCTGTTTAATTCTTCTATTGCCTTTGCAGCTTGTTCAGGGGATTTAACTTCGTAGACATCTGTAAGTCCAGCAAGTCTGAACCCAACTACTACATCAGGATCTCCAACTACACCGATTCTCATAATATCACTTTACAATCGTTTTTAGGATACCAGTATCTCCCTGATTTCACTTGCAGACAGGCCTTCGATTTTACCTTTAATGATAATTTTCAAATTTCTTATCTCAAGTTCTTTCGAGGTAATGAGTCCAATTATCGGGCCTATTCCAAATGGCTGTCTGAGTGATAATTTTTTACCCATTTTAACCAAGTAACTGTCAAGAGCTTTTTCAAATACGTAAACGGATTTAACTTTTTCGAATTCTTCGAGGTTTTCAGTCATTAATGGGGCATATTTTGTGCCTTCAAGTGAGCTGATAACTCCTTCGATTGATTCTACATCAGCAAGCTCTTTTAATTTCCAAGAAGCAAGTTCGTATCCTTTGCTTGTTGTATAATTTGAAATAGCTTCGGATGATAATCCATCAGCTTTTCCTTTAAGGATGATTTTCAAGTTTTCAATGTCAATCATTGTTCCGATAAATTCTTTGAACAAGTCTTTTTCGGTACCATCAACACTCACGTTTTTCCAGAGGTTTTCAAGGATTAATTTATCGAGTGACATCTCAAGGGTAGTTAATTTGCCATTTTGCTCGTATTGAGTTAATCCTTCTGAAAGTACGCTTGAATAACCAGTTCCTTCTAAAGCACTTACAATTTCTTCAATTGCTTTAGTTTCACTTAATTCTCTTAATTTGCTTTCAGGAATTGTTCCAAGTGGAATCAATAATTTGAAAGTTTCTTCAGCATCCAAACCAACATATTTTGCTCTGAGAAGTGTTTTGATATTTTTAACATCGAATTTCTTTTCAAGCAATTTTAATATTTTTCTTGCTCCATCTGGGGAGATATTTGCAAGTGTTTGGTAAACGTGTGCTAAATGAATATCTAATGCCTTTTCAACAACTACTGGGTCTTCACTTTGTCCCATAACTTCGGATAAGTATGGCCCGTAATCAGTATCTTCTAAGAATCCAATTAACTCAGTAGTTCCTGCAGATTCGATTAATTCGTTTATTTTGTGGTCTTTTAATAATCTAGACTCCATACTTCTTACTCTTGCATTAACGTAAGCAAATGGAGCAGTTTCTGACAAGTATCTTATCAGGAAGATCATAATAACCAAGAATATAGCGATTCCTGCAAGTACAAATAAAGTCATGAATATGTCAGTAGGCATTCCTGCTATTTCCATTAACTGTGTTAAAGCATCTACCATCTAAATCACCTTAGAACAACATTTCAGCAATTTTAGCTCTGACTGAATCTAAATTTCTTTCAAATGTTGCTTCGAGGCTGTTGTCAGATACTTTTGTTTGATCTGCAGTTTTTATGATACAACCGCCAATGATCGATTTAGCTTCGCCTTTTTTCAATACTGTGACTTTTTTGAGTCTGTCTTCCATTTCTTTTTCGAGAGCCCAAAGTGTTGAGTCATCGATTATTTCAAAGTCTTTTTTGTTGAGTAACAATTCTAATTCGCCGCCGCCTACTGAGTAAACTCCGGAAATTATCATTTTCAACAAAATGTCTTTGTATTCTTCTTTTTGAGGTAATTTTACTAAATCTTCCTCTAATTTTTCGAGAGTTAACTGGATTGTTTTCTCTCTTTCTTCAAGCAATTTTTTCTTTGCGGAGAGTCTTGCTTCAGCTAAAATTCTGTTTTTAGTCATTTCAGCATCTTTTTCTCCTTTTTTAGCTATTGCTTGCTCTTTTGTCGAAGCTTCTTCCTTAGCTTCTGTTAATATTGCTTCTTTTTCATTAAGAGCTTCAGCCAAAATTTTTTCGGCATTTTTATTTGCATCTTCTACGATTTTGGATGTTATCTTTTCCGCTCCCATCGTAACACCTTCGGAATTGGATTTAAAGTATTTAGAAACCCTGGGTTTCGTTATATTTTAATTAAAACATGATACCGAGCATGATCAAGATTGCTATCAATAAACCGAAGATAGCGAAAGTTTCCGGCATAACTGCTAAAACTAAACCTTTACCCATTGCATCAGGATCTCTAGCTGTAGCTCCAATTGCACCTGCAGCTGTGATACCTTGACCGATACCTGAAAGACCAGCGAAACCAACAGCTAAACCAGCACCGAGAGCTGCAATTGTTGTAACACCTGGGCTTGCAAATACTCCAACTAAGAGAAGGATTGCAACTAATAAACCGTAAATTGCCTGAGTTTCTGGAAGAACGGAGAAGACCATCGCTTTACCGAATATTCCATCATCTTCAGCAACAGCACCTAAACCAGCAGCTGAAGCGATACCTTGACCGATTGCTGATAAACCAGCTAATCCTGTACCGATACCTGCAGCGAGCATTGCCCATTCAGGAGCGCTTTTGAATACGAATAAGATTAAGATTGCAACAAGGAAACCATAGAGACCTTGGGTTTGTGGTAATGCCTGGAACACAATTGCAGTACCGAATTTGTTTGGGTCTTCTGCAACGACACCAGCACCGCTAGCACCTGTGATACCAGCACCGATACCTGAACCGAGACCAGCAATACCTACTGCTAAACCAGCACCTATAGCTCCGAGTAATAATGGGTTTTCAAATACCATCATAAGCACCTCGTTTCGAATCATTCATATTAGAGATTATTTTTCATTTTTTTAATTAATTTGAAGTGTATTCCCTTTTAGCTTTGAATGGGGAGAATTTCTTTCCTCCACCTTCATAGTATTGGCCAAAGAACTCTACGTAATGTAGCCTCAATGAGTGGATAAATGAACCAAGACCATTCATAACAAAGTTGAATGCGTGACCAAATACGAGCATTACTACTGCAATTAAAATACCGATTACTGGAACTGCATCTCCTAATAATTTAGCCATAATGTTTACAGCCATTGCAAGACCCCCTGTAGCTAAACATAAAGCTAAAAGCCTTGCGTAAGAGAGAACGTTACCCAAAAATCCTGTAATATCCATTGCACCGAGTAAAGCATCGAGAATGCCGCCATTCATGAATCCTTTAATCATACATAATGCGATTACCGCGATTACTGCACCGCCTGCAATCATCATGTTTCCGGTTACTACTGTAGCAACTATTGCAAGTATCAATAATATCCACATACCTTGATTCAAGAATGCATCTAAAACTGATCCATTTGACAATGATTCCTTAAGACCAACTGTTAATCCAATGAATAGGTGAATAATACCTGCTACAATTGAGAATAACAAGATTGCCATAGGTCCATTGTTTACATCAATACCACCAAGACTGAGTAATGGTTTTGCTGCACTGATGTATGTGCTTTCACCGAGCGGGTTTACAAGCGCAAATCCTGTGGTATATATGTCCATTCCGAGGAACTGGTACATGAAGTCACCAAGGTAGCCACCTGTTAATATTCCAAAGAATACTGTTGAAAGACCTGAGAGTGTTAAGATATATCCCAAGTTGTATGCACCACTGCTTACCTTACCCATTCTTGTCCAGAGTACAAGACCAGCCAAGGTTAACAATAAACCGTAAACCGCATCAGTAAGCATAATACCGTAGAATATTAAAAAACCAGGCATTATCATCATTGTTGGGTCGATTTCGTTGTATTTTGGCGGTGCG
This Methanococcus maripaludis C5 DNA region includes the following protein-coding sequences:
- a CDS encoding V-type ATP synthase subunit B, which gives rise to MDAMQKTIEYTSVSRIAGPLMVIDGIEGIAYGEIVDITTPNGDKRTGQVLEAREEIAVVQVFEGTSELNTSETKVRFTGDTAKIGVSHDMLGRIFNGAGKPLDGGPEIIAEKKLDINGYPLNPVSRNPPNAFVQTGVSTIDGTNTLVRGQKIPIFSGSGLPHNKLATQIARQAKVRGEGEQFAVVFAAMGITGEESNYFMDEFKKTGALEKAVVFINLADDPAIERILTPRIALTTAEYLAYEKGMHVLVILTDLTNYCEALREIAAARNEVPGRRGYPGYMYTDLACLYERAGRVKGKEGTVTQIPILTMPDDDITHPIPDLTGYITEGQIVLSRELNRKGIYPPVDILPSLSRLAGNGQGEGKTRDDHSKVISQAYAAYAEGRGLRDLVAVVGEEALTERDRSFLKFADAFENSIVTQGVDEDRSIEETLDYIWGLLTILPREELKRVSDELIEKYLPKK
- a CDS encoding ATP synthase subunit A; this encodes MVVGKIIKISGPVVVAEGMKGSQMFEVVKVGNEGLTGEIIQLTEDEAIIQVYEETAGIKPGEGVEGTGAPLSVELGPGMLKAMYDGIQRPLNEIENATDSIYIPRGVSVPSISRDIKWDFEATAAVGDEVITGDVIGTVQETASIVHKIMIPLGISGKIKEIKSGSFTVEETVAVVETAEGEKEVQMMQKWPVRKPRPSKGKQPPVIPLITGQRVEDTFFGVAKGGAAAIPGPFGSGKTVTQHQLAKWSDVDVVVYIGCGERGNEMTEVIEEFPHLDDIKTGNKLMDRTVLIANTSNMPVAAREASVYTGITIAEYFRDQGLGVLLTADSTSRWAEAMREISGRLEEMPGEEGYPAYLSSKLAQFYERAGRVQCLGSEDKHGFVCIVGAVSPPGGDFSEPVTSNTLRIVKVFWALDANLARRRHFPAINWLTSYSLYIDDIAGWWQENTAADWRSLRDEAMTLLQKEAELQEIVQLVGPDALPDRERVILEIARMLREDFLQQDAYHEVDSYCSPLKQYNMLKIIMTYYTKALDAVAKGADPAGISAVTVKGDIARMKYLTDDEFINTKVPEIINKMESELGALIK
- a CDS encoding V-type ATP synthase subunit F encodes the protein MRIGVVGDPDVVVGFRLAGLTDVYEVKSPEQAAKAIEELNSNSEIGLIITTERIGEQVRDTISAVKKVVVEVPDKNGPIVRENDPVKVLVRNAVGVDIK
- a CDS encoding V-type ATP synthase subunit C; its protein translation is MVDALTQLMEIAGMPTDIFMTLFVLAGIAIFLVIMIFLIRYLSETAPFAYVNARVRSMESRLLKDHKINELIESAGTTELIGFLEDTDYGPYLSEVMGQSEDPVVVEKALDIHLAHVYQTLANISPDGARKILKLLEKKFDVKNIKTLLRAKYVGLDAEETFKLLIPLGTIPESKLRELSETKAIEEIVSALEGTGYSSVLSEGLTQYEQNGKLTTLEMSLDKLILENLWKNVSVDGTEKDLFKEFIGTMIDIENLKIILKGKADGLSSEAISNYTTSKGYELASWKLKELADVESIEGVISSLEGTKYAPLMTENLEEFEKVKSVYVFEKALDSYLVKMGKKLSLRQPFGIGPIIGLITSKELEIRNLKIIIKGKIEGLSASEIREILVS
- a CDS encoding V-type ATP synthase subunit E → MGAEKITSKIVEDANKNAEKILAEALNEKEAILTEAKEEASTKEQAIAKKGEKDAEMTKNRILAEARLSAKKKLLEEREKTIQLTLEKLEEDLVKLPQKEEYKDILLKMIISGVYSVGGGELELLLNKKDFEIIDDSTLWALEKEMEDRLKKVTVLKKGEAKSIIGGCIIKTADQTKVSDNSLEATFERNLDSVRAKIAEMLF
- a CDS encoding ATP synthase subunit K (produces ATP from ADP in the presence of a proton gradient across the membrane; the K subunit is a nonenzymatic component which binds the dimeric form by interacting with the G and E subunits), which encodes MVFENPLLLGAIGAGLAVGIAGLGSGIGAGITGASGAGVVAEDPNKFGTAIVFQALPQTQGLYGFLVAILILFVFKSAPEWAMLAAGIGTGLAGLSAIGQGIASAAGLGAVAEDDGIFGKAMVFSVLPETQAIYGLLVAILLLVGVFASPGVTTIAALGAGLAVGFAGLSGIGQGITAAGAIGATARDPDAMGKGLVLAVMPETFAIFGLLIAILIMLGIMF